The sequence TGTGCTGCGCCGCGCAGTTGCTGCAGCACGCCAGCCCGCAGGTAGCCGACGCCTGGTGCCATCTGGCGCTGGATCACCGCGGCGAGAGTCTGCTGTCGGCCGAGGTGTGCGAACTGCTGCTGAACCGCGCCATCGGTGGTTAGGGAAAAGGGTGGCGCGCGGCGGCGAAAACCTTTTTAATTCAGTCTCACTCTGACAGGAAAATGCACATGGATATTCTCAGCGCGTTGGCGGCGTTCGCCTCTTACTTCTTCAGCGGTTTCGCCATGGTTTTGGTGTTTCTGTTCGTCTATACCCGCATCACCCCGCACGACGAATGGGCGTTGATCAAGGCCGATAACCAATCCGCCGCCTTTGCTTTCATCGGCGCTTGCCTGGGGTATGTGATCCCGTTGGCCAGCGCGGCGATCAACTCGATCAGCCTGCTGGATTACCTGCTGTGGGGCGTGGTGGCACTGGTGGTGCAACTGCTGCTGTTCGCGGCCGTGAAGATCTACATGCCGCGCATCAGCGACAAGATCGAAGCGAACCACCTGGCCGCCGGGATTTTCCTGGGGGGCGTCTCCGTCAGCGGCGGCGTGTTGAATGCGGCTTGCATGAGCTACTAAAGGTATAAGATGGCCGAGGCGCGCCAGCCAAGCGGGTGCGCCTGTTCTTCCATCCGCAGGATGCGGTAATAGCTGGCGCCGTGCTGGCCGGCGGTGCGGGCGATGGCCTGCTCCGCCTCCTGCGGTGAACCGGGCAGATCGTTAAAGGTGATCTCGGCGATTTCACTGAGCGGCGTCACGCGATCGGCGGGTGCCAGTTCGGCGGACTGTGCGCCGGTGCTGAGCAGCCCTACTGAAAGCAGGAGGGAGGTGAGTGCGGTGGAGCGTTTCATGGCGTTCCCCTTCGTCAGATCCTGAATCGCACCCGCAACATGCGGCATGCTGTCCGCCAGTGTGCAACACCCTACTTCAGCCTGTGCAAAGCCAGTGTAAATCTGCTTAAAAAATCCCCGCCTTACCGATACAGGATCGCCTGGGAATACCATTGGCCCGGCACGACGGTTTCGCTGTTCATGATGATCACGTAATACCGGGCGCCGGCGGCGGTGGCCTTACGCTGGATCTCCGCTTCCACGTCCATCGGGCTGCCGCGCACTACGGCGGTGACGGTACCTATCTTCACCAGCTCGGCGGTCTGCGCGCGGACGATCTCCTGCGCCTGTGCGGTGGGCGGCGGCGGCGGTTTCGGCGTGGTGGTCATGATGCCGCAGGCGGAAAGCTGTGCGGCCAGCGTCAGGATGATGAGTGTACGGACAAGCGTCATGATGACCTCGGAATAGCCGGTAGATGGCTTCAGTGTAACGCAATATAAGCTGGAACAGATTGAGCTAACGCTGGCTGGCGCAAGTTTGTCATGATGAATGCCAACAGGTGCGTTGAGGATGAACGGATGATCGAAATTCATGACGAGCGGGCGGGCGATATCGCGGTGATCCATGCCGTCCCCGCAGGGCACTATCACCGGCCCTTGCCGACGGTGTTCTTCTGTCACGGCTATACCTCGTCGAAAGAGGTGTACGCCTACTTCGCCTGTGCGCTGGCGCGCGTCGGTTTTCGGGTGGTATTGCCGGATGCCGATCGGCACGGCGAGCGGTTCGACGGCGATGAGGCGCGGCGTCTGGCCACGTTTTGGGAGATCCTGCGCAGCAATATCGACGAGCTGCCGCAGATCAAGGCGCACTTCGAGCGGCTTGGCCTGATTGCCGACGGGCGTATCGGCGTCGCCGGCGCCTCTATGGGGGGCATGACCGCGCTTGGCGCCTTCGCGCGCTTCCCGTGGGTCCGGGCGGCCGCCAGCCTGATGGGTTCCGGCTATTACCGTTCGCTGGCGCAAACGCTGTATCCGCCGTTGGGCGCAGAGGGCGAGGCGCTCTCGCCGGCGGCGTTTGCGGCGCGCACCGCCGTGCTGGCGGAATATGAGCTGGAGGGGCGTTTGGAGACGATCGCCGGGCGGCCGCTATTGCTGTGGCACGGCGAGACGGACGACGTGGTGCCGGCGGCGGACAGCCTGCGTTTGGCGGCTGAACTGCGCCGGCAAGGTGCGGGCAGCCGTCTGACGTCGCTCGTCGAACCGGGGGTGAAGCACCGCATCACGCCGCTGGCGCTGTCCGCCACGGCCGACTTCTTCCGCCGCGAGCTGTAATACGCATCCTGGCGCGATGCCTGGAATTGCACCGCTCTGTGCCTGCTGTTTCGGCCATCGTTTGGCCGAATAAAGGGGAGAATGCCAGCGTGAATTCTTTCAGGGCAGCAAGGAGCAAAGGGCATGATAAAAAACATCGGCAGTGCGGCCGGTTTAATGGGAACGATGAAAGCACGCGCCGAGCTTAACTCAGCGGCCTTCAGCGAGATGTTGGGAGCCGCCGACGGCAAGGCGCGGCAAAACAAGGCGAATCCGCTGTCGCGCATCACCGTGCAGACGATGCAAAACGTGACGGCGCTGTTCGCCTCCGCGGCGAAAGCGGCGCCCACTCACCCCGCGGCAGCCGGTGCGCTCTCGTTCGAACAGCGGGCGACGCTGGCGGAAAGCGCAGAGCTGCTGCAAACGCGAACGAACTATCTGCGGACGGCGCTGCAATTGCACAATCCGGGCAAGGCGTTCAGCATGCCGGCGCTGCTCAAGCTGTGATAAGGAAAGCGGAGCGCCCAACGAGCGGCGCTCCGGTGCGGACTGAACGGGCTTTCTGATGAAGCCCTGGGGATTTCCCTGGCGTGGCTTGTCTCTTTAGCGATACAGCTCGGCGCTGACGTGCATCGTGCTGTTGTCGCCCGGTTCGTGCAGGGCGATGATGCGATAAGAGGTCGCGCCGCGTTGATCGGCGATTTTACTGACCTGGCTGCTGGCGTCATCCGGCGAAACCACGTTCTGGTTCAGGGTGACGAAGCCGACGCTCTGGCGTTGATCGGCCTGGTGCGACGTGATCTCCGTGGCGGCCATTACGTTGGCGGAGAACAGGGCGGCCAGCGCCGTTGCGAGAATGATGCGTTTCATAGTGCCTCTCTTACTTTTTGCCGTTACGGCCTGACAGCGAGTGTCGCTGCGGCAAAAAGTCATTTATCTGCATTGAATAACCTGGAATCTTTTTCGTCGCGCTGTCTGCGGCGGATATGGTTAATTTTAGTCCGTTGCGGCGGATTAAAAAGCGGGGTCTTTTGATGGCCTCTTTCAAAAAAAGTGAAATAGATTTGTGACTCAGCGCTGATTTCATTGAAAGATTTTTGAAACCGATGGATCGGCGTACATAGGTTCTCCCACGAGCAAATCGTGCTATTTCCCATAACGCCTCGCATTAACGCGAATAAAACCCACGCAGTCCTTGAGTTTCCCGCCCTGCGTCAGTATGATTACGCGTCATTTTTCAGCCGCACACTAAACACGTTCCTTGCTTCCATGGGCCGCGGTTGACCCTGACAGGAGGCTGAATAATCCGTAAGGAGCAATTCGATGCGTCATTACGAAATCGTTTTTATGGTCCATCCTGACCAAAGCGAACAGGTTCCGGGCATGATCGAGCGTTACAGTGCTACCATCACTAACGCGCAAGGTCAGATTCACCGTCTGGAAGACTGGGGCCGCCGTCAGCTGGCTTATCCGATCAACAAACTGCACAAGGCTCACTACGTTCTGCTGAACGTTGAAGCGCCGCAGGAAGCGATCGATGAGCTGGAAACTAACTTCCGCTTCAACGACGCCGTTATCCGCAGCATGGTTATGCGCGTTAAGCACGCGGTAACTGAAGCATCTCCGATGGTTAAAGCGAAAGACGAACGTCGTGGCGATCGCCGCGAAGACTTCGCTAACGAAACCGCAGATGATGCAGATGCTGGGGATTCTGAAGAGTAATTGCCGCCGTGACGGCTAATCGTCTGGTTTTGTCGGGCACTGTGTGCAAGGCGCCGGTTCGAAAAGTGAGTCCTTCCGGGATACCGCACTGCCAATTTGTGCTAGAGCACCGTTCGCAGCAGACGGAAGCCGGATTCAGCAGACAAGCATGGTGCCGAATGCCCGTGGTTGTCAGCGGACAACAGTCACAAGCACTAACTCAAAGATTAACGGTCGGCAGTCAGATTACCGTGCAAGGCTTTGTAAGCTGCCATCAAGGGCGCAACGGGCTGAGCAAATTGGTTCTGCATGCCGAGCAGATTGAATTGATAGATTCTGGAGACTAGCCAAATGGCACGTTATTTCCGTCGTCGCAAGTTCTGCCGTTTCACCGCGGAAGGCGTTCAAGAGATTGACTATAAAGACATCGCTACGCTGAAAAACTACATCACCGAAAGTGGTAAAATTGTACCGAGCCGTATCACCGGTACTCGTGCAAAATATCAGCGCCAGCTGGCCCGTGCTATCAAGCGCGCGCGCTACCTGTCTTTGTTGCCGTACACTGATCGTCATCAGTAATCGGCCACTGTCCATTAACGACTTTGAGAGGATAAGGTAATGCAAGTTATTCTGCTTGATAAAGTAGCAAACCTGGGCAGCCTGGGTGATCAAGTTAACGTTAAAGCGGGCTACGCTCGTAACTTCCTGGTACCACAGGGCAAAGCTGTTCCTGCTACCAAGAAAAACGTTGAGTTCTTCGAAGCACGCCGTGCTGAACTGGAAGCCAAACTGGCTGACGTTCTGGCTGCTGCTGAAGCTCGCGCAACCAAGATCAACGAACTGGGTTCAGTCACCATCGCTTCCAAATCTGGCGACGAAGGTAAACTGTTCGGCTCTATCGGCACCCGCGACATCGCTGACGCAGTGACTGCGGCAGGCGTTGAAGTTGCCAAGAGCGAAGTTCGTCTGCCGAACGGCGTTCTGCGTACCACTGGCGAGCACGAAGTGCACTTCCAGGTACACAGCGACGTGTTCGCACAGCTGAATGTAGTTGTGGTTGCAGAAGCGTAATTTACGCTGCTGTTAACCCGGTTAAAACGCCAGCCTCGCGCTGGCGTTTTGCTTTTCTGCGCCCGGCAAAACGCGCTACGCTTGAAGACGGGATAAAAAGGAGAGCGTGCGATGGCAAAGATTACGCTACAGCGGGTTTACGATTTCAGCGCGCCGGCGCCGGAACACTGTTATCTGATAGACAGGCTATGGCCGCGCGGCATCAGCAAGGAGCGGCTGACGGGCGTGCAGTGGCTGAAACAGGTGGCGCCGGATGACGAACTGCGTAAGTGGTTCCATCAGCATACCGACCAGTGGGCGGTCTTCGAGGCGCGTTATCGCCAACAGCTGGCGGCCAACGACGCCTGGCGGCCGCTGGTGGCGCTGTTACGGCAGGGGCAAGCGCTGACGCTGCTGTATGGCAGCAAAGATACCGAGCACAACCAGGGCGTGGTGCTGCGCGAGTTTTTGCTGGCGCAGCTGTAGAGGTTAACGTTCCCGGCGGTAGCTGCCGTCGGCCTGGCGGCGGAACAGCACCTGGCTGTTGTCCACTGTGGTCACCGACAGCGCGTTAATCACGCCGTTGGCGTCGCGTTCGATGCGCACTTCCTGGCCGGCTTTCATGTTGCTCAGCGGCTTGTCGCCGCCTTCCACCTGCGCCATGGCGAACACTTCATTCACCGGCAGATTGTTGTCGCGAAACAGCTGCGCCAGGGTCTGGCCGGGCTGAATTTGGTAACGCTGCCAGTTGCCCGCCGGCGTCGGTTCGTTGGCTGGAGTGGCGCCGCCGCCGTTTTGCCGCTCGGCCTGCAGCGGCACGCTGGTTTCCTGCTGGGATACCGGGAACGGCTGTCTTTCGGGCGAATAGGGCCACAGCAGGGCCAGCAGCAGGATAGCGCCGAAAATCAGCACCCAGCGGCGGTGAAAGTAGGGCAGCGGCTCCATCCAATGGAAACCGTCCGGCAGATGCCAGACTTTGGCCAGCAGCGCTTTGACCTGCTGCATTTTGTCGTTGGCCGGCGGTGGCTCCGATGGCGGTTCCGCGCCTTCAGACGTGGGTGCGGCGCCCGGTTTCAGGCGCTGGCTGACGTTCAGCCAGGTGCGCAGCAGCGGCTGGTAGATGCGGGTGGTTTTCCTTCTCCTGGGCGCGATTCTGCCCATGGTGACCTCTCTTCGACGGCGAAATAATGAGCGCGGCGCGGCAAGCGCGTCGCCTGCCCGATATCCTGCTTTCAGTATAGTCCGCTAACTGATTGAAGCGAAAGGCGGCTGAGCGGCAGAACCGCGGTTTGCGGCTGCGGGCGTTAACAGAAGGTTATTGTTTCTTTTTCTACGACAAAAGTCATCATTCTCCACACAAGATTTTACCCGGCATTGACGCGCTGTTATGCTGCGCTTTCGACTTTTTACAGACTTAAGGAAAACCCCATGACAACCCCTTCTTTTGACAGCGTTGAAGCGCAAGCAAGTTACGGGATTGGTTTACAGGTCGGCCAGCAGCTGCAAGAGTCCGGGCTGGAAGGTTTGCAACCGGAAGCTTTGCTGGCGGGCCTGCGTGACGCGCTGGAAGGGAATGCCCCGGCGGTTCCGGTAGACGTGGTGCACCGCGCGCTGCGTGAAATCCACGAGCGTGCGGACGCGGTGCGCCGCGAGCGCCAGCAGGCGATGGCCGTTGAAGGCCAGAAATTCCTGGACGACAACGCCAAGCGCGACGACGTGACGCTGACCGAGTCCGGCCTGCAGTTCTCCGTGCTGGAGCAGGGCAACGGCCCGATCCCGTCCCGTCAGGACCGTGTGCGCGTGCACTACACCGGTCGTCTGATCAACGGCGACGTGTTCGATAGCTCGGTCGAGCGCGGCCAGCCGGCAGAATTCCCGGTCAGCGGCGTGATCCCAGGCTGGATCGAAGCGCTGACCCTGATGCCGGTCGGCTCCAAATGGCAGCTGTATATCCCGCATAACCTGGCCTACGGGGAGCGTGGCGCAGGCGCGTCCATCCCGCCGTTCAGCGCGCTGGTGTTCGACGTCGAGCTGCTGGAAATCCTGTAATCCCACCGAGGATTGCTCCGGGCGCCTTCGTGGCGCCCTTATTTTATGCGCCGCGCAGCGCGCGCGGGAACAGCAGATTGTTTTCCAGGCTGATGTGCTCCATCAGATCGCCGATAAACTCATCGATGCCGGTGTACAGCGCTCGCCAGGTGGTGCAGGCGCCCTCCGGTGGCGTCACGTTATCGGTGAGGAACTTCACCACTTCCAGCTGCTCACCCGCCTCGTCATGTTCATGCTCCATCACCGAGATCGGTCCGGCGGCCTGCGGCCCCATGCCCTGTTTGATCAGCGGGAACAGGATCTGTTCCTCTTTCATCATGTGATTCTCCAGATCCAGACGGATCAGGTTCAGCTGCTTCGCCAACCCGCGCGGGCAGCTGGGTTTGTCGCCGTGCACGCGTTCGACTTTTTCCGCCATCAGCACCAGTTCAGCCAATTGCTCGCGGTGCCGCTGAT comes from Serratia sarumanii and encodes:
- the ytfE gene encoding iron-sulfur cluster repair protein YtfE, whose protein sequence is MDYRNQSLGALAIAIPRASRLFRQHQLDFCCGGRQSLARAAERKGLDIDQLENALAALAATPEQSRDWRTAPLGEVIDYILPRFHQRHREQLAELVLMAEKVERVHGDKPSCPRGLAKQLNLIRLDLENHMMKEEQILFPLIKQGMGPQAAGPISVMEHEHDEAGEQLEVVKFLTDNVTPPEGACTTWRALYTGIDEFIGDLMEHISLENNLLFPRALRGA
- the yjfP gene encoding esterase; its protein translation is MIEIHDERAGDIAVIHAVPAGHYHRPLPTVFFCHGYTSSKEVYAYFACALARVGFRVVLPDADRHGERFDGDEARRLATFWEILRSNIDELPQIKAHFERLGLIADGRIGVAGASMGGMTALGAFARFPWVRAAASLMGSGYYRSLAQTLYPPLGAEGEALSPAAFAARTAVLAEYELEGRLETIAGRPLLLWHGETDDVVPAADSLRLAAELRRQGAGSRLTSLVEPGVKHRITPLALSATADFFRREL
- the rplI gene encoding 50S ribosomal protein L9 codes for the protein MQVILLDKVANLGSLGDQVNVKAGYARNFLVPQGKAVPATKKNVEFFEARRAELEAKLADVLAAAEARATKINELGSVTIASKSGDEGKLFGSIGTRDIADAVTAAGVEVAKSEVRLPNGVLRTTGEHEVHFQVHSDVFAQLNVVVVAEA
- the fklB gene encoding FKBP-type peptidyl-prolyl cis-trans isomerase, with protein sequence MTTPSFDSVEAQASYGIGLQVGQQLQESGLEGLQPEALLAGLRDALEGNAPAVPVDVVHRALREIHERADAVRRERQQAMAVEGQKFLDDNAKRDDVTLTESGLQFSVLEQGNGPIPSRQDRVRVHYTGRLINGDVFDSSVERGQPAEFPVSGVIPGWIEALTLMPVGSKWQLYIPHNLAYGERGAGASIPPFSALVFDVELLEIL
- the bsmA gene encoding biofilm peroxide resistance protein BsmA, which translates into the protein MTLVRTLIILTLAAQLSACGIMTTTPKPPPPPTAQAQEIVRAQTAELVKIGTVTAVVRGSPMDVEAEIQRKATAAGARYYVIIMNSETVVPGQWYSQAILYR
- the rpsR gene encoding 30S ribosomal protein S18, which encodes MARYFRRRKFCRFTAEGVQEIDYKDIATLKNYITESGKIVPSRITGTRAKYQRQLARAIKRARYLSLLPYTDRHQ
- a CDS encoding DUF1471 domain-containing protein, which translates into the protein MKRIILATALAALFSANVMAATEITSHQADQRQSVGFVTLNQNVVSPDDASSQVSKIADQRGATSYRIIALHEPGDNSTMHVSAELYR
- a CDS encoding DUF488 domain-containing protein — encoded protein: MAKITLQRVYDFSAPAPEHCYLIDRLWPRGISKERLTGVQWLKQVAPDDELRKWFHQHTDQWAVFEARYRQQLAANDAWRPLVALLRQGQALTLLYGSKDTEHNQGVVLREFLLAQL
- a CDS encoding DUF350 domain-containing protein; the encoded protein is MDILSALAAFASYFFSGFAMVLVFLFVYTRITPHDEWALIKADNQSAAFAFIGACLGYVIPLASAAINSISLLDYLLWGVVALVVQLLLFAAVKIYMPRISDKIEANHLAAGIFLGGVSVSGGVLNAACMSY
- a CDS encoding OapA family protein produces the protein MGRIAPRRRKTTRIYQPLLRTWLNVSQRLKPGAAPTSEGAEPPSEPPPANDKMQQVKALLAKVWHLPDGFHWMEPLPYFHRRWVLIFGAILLLALLWPYSPERQPFPVSQQETSVPLQAERQNGGGATPANEPTPAGNWQRYQIQPGQTLAQLFRDNNLPVNEVFAMAQVEGGDKPLSNMKAGQEVRIERDANGVINALSVTTVDNSQVLFRRQADGSYRRER
- the priB gene encoding primosomal replication protein N produces the protein MTANRLVLSGTVCKAPVRKVSPSGIPHCQFVLEHRSQQTEAGFSRQAWCRMPVVVSGQQSQALTQRLTVGSQITVQGFVSCHQGRNGLSKLVLHAEQIELIDSGD
- a CDS encoding DUF1471 domain-containing protein; the encoded protein is MKRSTALTSLLLSVGLLSTGAQSAELAPADRVTPLSEIAEITFNDLPGSPQEAEQAIARTAGQHGASYYRILRMEEQAHPLGWRASAILYL
- the rpsF gene encoding 30S ribosomal protein S6, with translation MRHYEIVFMVHPDQSEQVPGMIERYSATITNAQGQIHRLEDWGRRQLAYPINKLHKAHYVLLNVEAPQEAIDELETNFRFNDAVIRSMVMRVKHAVTEASPMVKAKDERRGDRREDFANETADDADAGDSEE